Proteins encoded within one genomic window of Aquarana catesbeiana isolate 2022-GZ linkage group LG03, ASM4218655v1, whole genome shotgun sequence:
- the LOC141134170 gene encoding olfactory receptor 5G9-like produces the protein MCEVNQTQVTQIRLLGFRGLAKFKALLFIVILLAYLIILGGNLLIIILVTTVDHLKIPMFFFLKHLATADVLLTTSVVPMMLDIIFIDEGRLSFVECITQLYVFGISGFLQCLLIAVMSYDRYLAVCKPLHYASLMNPHVCLQLVLGSWFLVTLITSYEIMVVVQLNFCGINYIDNFFCDFGPIVELSTSDTSNLMLQDFVISIFMIFCPFTFIIITYMYIFFIILKTSSAYGRRKAFSTCSSHLTTVCVYYGTLITVYMVPVDDSTASINKYRSLLYTVVTPLMNPIIYSLRNQEIKKALRKFVIKLKTDRFKF, from the coding sequence ATGTGTGAGGTCAATCAGACTCAGGTCACACAGATTCGTTTACTTGGGTTCCGTGGCCTGGCCAAATTTAAAGCTCTGTTATTTATTGTGATTCTTTTAGCCTACCTTATCATACTCGGTGGAAACCTTTTGATTATCATTTTGGTAACAACTGTTGATCATCTTAAAATCCCGATGTTCTTCTTCCTCAAGCACTTGGCCACAGCAGAtgtcctactgaccaccagtgttgtCCCCATGATGCTGGACATTATATTCATTGATGAAGGAAGACTATCATTTGTTGAATGCATTACTCAGTTGTATGTCTTTGGCATTTCTGGATTCTTGCAATGTCTTCTGATTGCTGTTATGTCCTATGATCGATACTTGGCTGTTTGCAAACCATTGCATTATGCTTCACTTATGAACCCTCATGTTTGCCTCCAGTTGGTTCTTGGCTCCTGGTTCTTAGTTACCCTGATAACATCATATGAAATAATGGTGGTGGTTCAACTTAACTTTTGTGGAATTAATTATATTGATAATTTTTTCTGTGATTTTGGACCTATCGTGGAGCTGTCCACCTCAGACACATCCAATTTGATGCTACAAGACTTTGTAATTTCCATATTCATGATATTTTGCCCTTTCACGTTCATAATCATAACCTACATGTACATTTTCTTCATCATCCTGAAGACATCTTCTGCTTATGGTCGAAGAAAAGCCTTCTCCACATGTAGCTCCCACCTGACTACTGTCTGTGTCTATTATGGAACTTTAATCACCGTATACATGGTACCAGTAGATGACAGCACAGCGAGCATAAACAAATATAGGTCTTTACTGTACACTGTGGTGACACCACTGATGAATCCCATTATTTACAGCCTCAGGAACCAGGAGATCAAGAAAGCCTTGCGCAAAT